The Deinococcus depolymerans genome includes a region encoding these proteins:
- a CDS encoding ParB/RepB/Spo0J family partition protein: MKHGRDQQPLSHIDWVPREDLHANAYNPNHVAKPELELLKVSILEDGWTQPIVARPDGEVVDGFHRWTVSADPRIYAMTGGLVPVVRLQPPAHGDQMLSTIRHNRARGEHGVLPMAAIVRKLRDEEGLTVEQVMTRCGMEREEVVRLYDRGGMTERGTQHKTEFSKGWTPTRT; encoded by the coding sequence ATGAAACACGGACGCGACCAGCAGCCCCTCAGCCACATCGACTGGGTGCCCCGCGAAGACCTGCACGCCAACGCGTACAACCCCAACCACGTCGCCAAGCCGGAACTGGAGTTGCTGAAGGTCAGCATCCTCGAGGACGGCTGGACGCAACCCATTGTGGCGAGGCCCGACGGCGAGGTCGTGGACGGCTTCCACCGCTGGACTGTCAGCGCCGACCCGCGCATCTACGCCATGACCGGCGGCCTCGTGCCCGTCGTCCGCCTGCAACCCCCCGCGCACGGCGATCAGATGCTCAGCACCATCCGCCACAACCGCGCCAGGGGCGAGCACGGCGTCCTGCCCATGGCTGCCATCGTCCGCAAACTCCGGGACGAGGAAGGCCTGACGGTCGAGCAGGTCATGACCCGCTGCGGCATGGAACGCGAAGAGGTGGTCCGCCTCTACGACCGGGGCGGCATGACCGAACGCGGCACCCAGCACAAGACCGAATTCAGCAAGGGCTGGACGCCAACGCGTACCTGA
- a CDS encoding phosphoadenosine phosphosulfate reductase family protein — MDPVNQQALRDQLGISAPAEGLKPFRYNPANSRLKSAPTEEDVLTLARTRIRHVFELFDHVSVSFSGGKDSTIVLNLALEAARELGRTPLEVVFWDEECIYTENIDYVRRVAQDPDVALKWICVPVKHRNACSSESPVWYPWAPEDRHLWVRDLPPKAITALPGYDPTDPAARLSIPELSGLLFPPSMGNCVQLLGIRADESLIRRAAVSRRVEDNYIVKDSGGYGGATDVQHAGNVWKAYPIYDWTTADVWLAPKLLDWDYCRVYDLLDQIGFTPGKQRLAPPFGEEPMQRLDQYHQCEPALWDRMLARVPGAQTAKRYSRTELYAFGDIPDKPPGITYETWLRELVTANFPEAEREQVSKGIRSHLRMHYRKTADQLAPSVAHPLTGYDWAFFVKMAMRGNFKQRRQPKIGRKTPEEFAAAHAKYLANLQPYLTELEEIRALTGATE; from the coding sequence ATGGACCCCGTGAACCAGCAGGCCTTACGGGACCAGCTCGGCATCAGCGCCCCCGCCGAGGGCCTCAAACCCTTCCGGTACAACCCCGCGAACAGCCGCCTGAAGTCCGCGCCGACCGAGGAGGACGTGCTGACCCTGGCCCGCACCCGGATCCGGCACGTCTTCGAACTGTTCGACCACGTCAGCGTGAGCTTCAGCGGCGGCAAGGACAGCACGATCGTGCTCAACCTGGCGCTGGAGGCCGCCCGCGAACTCGGCCGCACCCCGCTCGAAGTCGTGTTCTGGGATGAGGAGTGCATCTACACCGAGAACATCGACTACGTCCGCCGCGTCGCGCAGGACCCGGACGTGGCGCTGAAGTGGATCTGCGTGCCGGTCAAGCATCGCAACGCCTGCTCATCCGAGTCGCCCGTCTGGTACCCCTGGGCTCCGGAGGACCGTCACCTGTGGGTGCGCGACCTGCCGCCCAAGGCGATCACGGCCCTGCCCGGCTACGACCCCACCGACCCCGCCGCGCGCCTGAGCATCCCGGAACTCAGCGGGCTGCTGTTCCCGCCGTCCATGGGGAACTGCGTGCAGCTCCTGGGCATCCGCGCCGACGAGAGCCTGATCCGCCGCGCGGCCGTCTCCCGGCGCGTGGAAGACAACTACATCGTCAAGGACAGCGGCGGGTACGGCGGAGCCACGGACGTCCAGCACGCGGGCAACGTCTGGAAGGCCTACCCCATCTACGACTGGACCACCGCCGACGTGTGGCTCGCGCCCAAGCTGCTGGACTGGGATTACTGCCGGGTCTATGACCTGCTCGACCAGATCGGCTTCACGCCCGGCAAGCAACGCCTCGCCCCGCCGTTCGGAGAGGAACCCATGCAGCGCCTCGACCAGTACCACCAGTGCGAGCCGGCCCTCTGGGACCGCATGCTCGCGCGCGTGCCCGGCGCGCAGACCGCCAAGCGGTACAGCAGGACGGAGCTGTACGCCTTCGGGGACATCCCGGACAAGCCGCCCGGCATCACCTACGAGACCTGGCTGCGCGAGTTGGTGACCGCCAACTTCCCGGAAGCAGAGCGGGAGCAGGTCAGCAAGGGCATCCGAAGCCACCTCCGCATGCACTACCGCAAGACCGCCGACCAGCTGGCGCCAAGCGTCGCCCACCCGCTCACCGGGTACGACTGGGCGTTCTTCGTGAAGATGGCCATGCGCGGGAACTTCAAGCAGCGCCGCCAACCCAAGATCGGCCGCAAGACCCCGGAGGAGTTCGCCGCCGCGCACGCCAAGTACCTCGCGAACCTCCAGCCGTACCTCACAGAACTGGAAGAGATCCGCGCCCTCACAGGAGCCACCGAATGA
- a CDS encoding phosphoadenosine phosphosulfate reductase family protein produces the protein MTAAIPRKQVSGQDAWNNAWANVEQLYPAAQLDALVATTLAEMGQRLAGKRVAFAWSGGKDSLVIEWLCAQFQIQACVFAMTNLEYPEFLAWTTDHMPPLVQVINTGQDLTWLARHPRMLFPQTPQDNARWFRLVQHAAQKRYFAQHQLDVLVLGRRHAEGNHCGEDGLYTNREGVTRYSPIRHWPHEAVLALLKREGYSLPPIYGYPRGWQVGTGNWAQRLYTSSPEQGWIETWQIDPDIVREAATVLPQARAFMTARGLS, from the coding sequence GTGACGGCCGCGATTCCCCGCAAGCAGGTCAGCGGCCAGGACGCCTGGAACAATGCCTGGGCGAACGTCGAGCAGCTGTACCCGGCCGCGCAACTGGACGCCCTGGTCGCCACCACGCTCGCGGAGATGGGACAGCGCCTCGCCGGCAAGCGGGTCGCCTTCGCCTGGAGCGGCGGCAAGGACAGCCTCGTGATCGAGTGGCTGTGCGCGCAATTCCAGATCCAGGCCTGCGTGTTCGCCATGACGAACCTCGAGTACCCGGAGTTCCTGGCCTGGACCACCGACCACATGCCGCCACTCGTGCAGGTCATCAACACCGGCCAGGACCTCACGTGGCTGGCCCGCCACCCCCGGATGCTGTTCCCGCAGACCCCGCAGGACAACGCCCGCTGGTTCAGGCTCGTGCAGCACGCCGCGCAGAAGCGGTACTTCGCACAACACCAGCTGGACGTCCTGGTGCTCGGCCGCCGGCACGCCGAGGGGAATCACTGCGGCGAGGACGGCCTGTACACCAACCGCGAGGGCGTCACGCGGTACAGTCCGATCCGCCACTGGCCGCACGAGGCGGTCCTGGCCCTGCTGAAGCGCGAGGGCTACAGCCTGCCGCCCATCTACGGGTACCCGCGCGGCTGGCAGGTCGGCACCGGCAACTGGGCGCAGCGCCTGTACACCAGCAGCCCTGAGCAGGGCTGGATTGAAACGTGGCAGATCGACCCGGACATCGTCCGGGAGGCCGCGACCGTGCTGCCCCAGGCCCGCGCGTTCATGACCGCCCGAGGTCTGAGCTGA
- a CDS encoding RusA family crossover junction endodeoxyribonuclease has product MSAADLLAYQERHPRLFQQPPVPGPAGAGFPCAPAAPVPAATLQSGQSLRFVLPYPPSLNQIWRAIVTRRGGKIVARILLSQGGRAYRQKVITHVAGLDLPALPGGARLALHLHACAPDRRKRDLSNIPKALEDALTHAQLWADDSLIDDLRVTRGPITRPGHVLVTITPIPGATHDQ; this is encoded by the coding sequence ATGTCCGCCGCCGACCTCCTGGCCTACCAGGAGCGCCACCCGCGCCTGTTCCAGCAGCCGCCCGTCCCCGGCCCCGCCGGGGCGGGTTTCCCGTGCGCCCCCGCCGCGCCGGTCCCCGCAGCGACCCTCCAGTCCGGCCAGAGCCTGCGCTTCGTGCTGCCGTACCCGCCCAGCCTCAACCAAATCTGGCGGGCCATCGTCACCCGCCGGGGCGGCAAGATCGTCGCCCGGATCCTGCTCAGCCAGGGCGGCCGCGCGTACCGCCAGAAGGTCATCACGCACGTCGCAGGGCTGGACCTCCCCGCCCTGCCCGGCGGCGCCCGCCTCGCCCTGCACCTGCACGCCTGCGCCCCGGACCGGCGCAAGCGGGACCTGTCCAACATCCCCAAGGCACTCGAAGACGCCCTCACGCACGCCCAGCTCTGGGCAGACGACTCCCTGATCGACGACCTCCGCGTCACGCGCGGCCCCATCACCCGCCCCGGCCACGTCCTCGTGACCATCACTCCCATCCCCGGAGCCACCCATGACCAGTAA
- a CDS encoding 3'-5' exonuclease — translation MTTAPTPTAAAAVIERFLDWATDPRLVILDTETTGLDGEVIELGLVDGSGRTLFEERFRPTCSIDPRAQAVHGITDADLADCPSFGERWPDLRDLLTGRRVVIYNKRFDLPRICATLDATLPGWFAAPGGVAGGSADLHAFNAISRSAECVMDAYSPLAGSWNGSYGNYRWARLADASAQRGVDVSDLTKHAAVSDCVQVLRLIHACAALDPADFPWIGHEDEDRL, via the coding sequence GTGACCACTGCACCCACCCCCACCGCCGCTGCCGCCGTGATTGAACGCTTCCTCGACTGGGCGACCGACCCGCGCCTCGTGATCCTCGACACGGAGACCACCGGCCTGGACGGCGAAGTGATCGAGCTGGGCCTCGTGGATGGCAGCGGCCGCACGCTGTTCGAGGAACGCTTCCGGCCTACCTGCTCCATCGACCCGCGCGCGCAGGCTGTGCACGGCATCACGGACGCCGATCTCGCCGACTGCCCGAGCTTCGGGGAACGCTGGCCGGACCTCCGCGACCTTCTGACCGGCCGCCGCGTCGTCATCTACAACAAGCGCTTCGACCTGCCCCGCATCTGCGCGACGCTGGACGCCACCCTGCCGGGCTGGTTCGCCGCGCCGGGCGGCGTGGCGGGCGGCAGCGCGGACCTCCACGCCTTCAACGCGATCAGCCGGAGCGCGGAGTGCGTGATGGACGCGTACTCGCCGCTCGCCGGATCCTGGAACGGTTCCTACGGCAACTACCGCTGGGCGCGACTCGCAGACGCGTCCGCCCAGCGCGGCGTGGACGTCAGCGACCTGACCAAGCACGCGGCCGTGAGCGACTGCGTGCAGGTCCTGCGGCTCATCCACGCCTGCGCAGCCCTGGACCCCGCCGACTTCCCCTGGATCGGCCACGAGGACGAGGACCGCCTGTGA